GGTCGAGGACGTGCACCAGCTCGTGCATCTCCCGCGGCAGCGACGGCAACTTGGTCAGCCCGTAGAGGTAGAGCAGGTTGCCCACCGCCTCCAGGTGGTCCATCACGTCGTCCAGCAGAGAGCCGAGACGGTAGATGTCCTCGCGGTCGAACGGGGTGATGAACGTCGAGTTGATCTTCTTGAACAGCTCGTGGGTGATCTGATCGCTGTCGTGCTCCACCTCGGTGAGTCGATCACTCACCGACTGCACCTCGACATCGGGCAGGGAAAGCTCGTTGAGCAGTTCGGTGCCCCGGACCAGGTTCTGCGCGGCCTTGGTGAAGAGCTCGTAGAAGGCGCCCTCGTTGGGGCGGAAGGAAAACCTCACAGCACGGACCTCGTCGTGTCGGGTGGAAGGGGTGGCAGCCGCCGCTCCGGCGCCCTGCTGAGGGAATGCTAGGGAATCGTCAGATCGGCGATGCGGCGGCCCACCCCCGGCCAGGTGTCATTCACCGCTCGTTCAACTGCCGTTCACCTTCAACAGCCCCGCGGTCCCCAACAGCCGCTCCCGTTCCCCATCGACGTCGAAGTCGGCTGGCGGATACCCCAGATCAAGAGTGTCGAACGTCTCCCGCAGCAGGTGGGCCACCGCCCAGTCCCGATACCACTTGCGGTCCGCCGGCACCACGTGCCACGGCGCGGCGTCCGTGCCACACCGGCCGAGCAGATCGGCGTACGCGGCCTGGTAGTCGTCCCAGCGGGCTCGGGCGTCGACGTCGGAGGGGTGGTACTTCCAGTGCTTCGTCGGGTCGTCCAGGCGGGCCAGCAACCGCCGGGCCTGCTCGGTGTGGGAGATGTGCAGGAAGACCTTGACCACGACCACCCCGGAGTCGGTCAGCTCCCGCTCGAACTCGTCGATCTCGGCGTACCTCGGCCGCCAGACGTCCTCCGGCGCCCGCTCCTGCACCCGGGGCACCAGCACGTCCTCGTAGTGCGAACGGTTGAAGACACCCAGGTAGCCCGCTGGGGGCAGCGCCCGGCGGATCCGCCACAGGAAGTGATGCCGCAACTCCTCGGCGGTCGGCGGACCGAATGCCCGGATGTGTACGCCGAGCGGGTTCATCGCGCCCACCACCCGCTTGATCGTGCCGTCCTTGCCGCCGCAGTCCATCGCCTGGAGCACCAGCAGCACCCGCCGCCCGGCACCGGGATCGGCCTTCGCGCCGGCGAACAGCATCTCCTGCTGGCGGGCCAACCCTCGGCCCACCAGCGCGACCTGCCGGCGGGCCCACGCCTTGCGGTCCAGCCCGGTCACCTCGACGTCGGGCAGCCCGGGGGTCGAGCGAGGCTCGGTCTTCCCGAGGTCCACCGGCCCGCCGGGGGTCGCCCGGAGCAGGTCACGCACCGCGCCGCCGGCCGGCGCCACCACGTCGAGTCCACCGTCGTCCACCATCGGAGCATCATCACCCGCCGGCCGCCGGTCCGCGCGACAGTCCCTCAGACGACCAGGGCCAACCACTTGCGGTACGAGGTGGCGAAGGGCTCGGTGCCGTCGCCGAGCGCGCCGAACAGCCACCGCGCCGCCGCCTCGGCCGCCACCACCAGTTCGTCGGGGTAGCCGAAGCGGACCCGGTGCTCGGCGAACTCGTCCTCGTCGCGCAGCTCGACCACCCCGGTCTCACGGCGGCGGACCACGTCCAGGTCGAGGTCGACCAGGTGCACGGTGTCCTCCCCCTCCCACCGGGCCGGGCTGGCGATGTCGCAGTAGACCTCACTGGTCCGCGGCGGCGGGTTGAACATGCCGGTCCACCAGGCGTGATGCGGCACGAGCAGCACGAAGGGGATCTGCTCGACGGAGGGGCGACCGTGGTAGACCGAGCTGGTGCCGGCGGGCACGCCGAGCCAGACACCGAGGTCGTCCTCGGCCAGCCGGCGGGCCGGGTAGTCGCGGTGGGCGCTGCCGTCGTACTTGCGGTAGATCACACGGACCACGTCGCTCGGCATGAGTCGCACCCTAGCCGATTTCGCCCAGGCCTCGCCGTCGGGAAGTTACCGGACGGCGAGGAGGTATTCCGTTCCGTGACGCGGCAACACGGCCGTTCGGTACGAACCGCGTCCGCCCCGGCGGGTACCGTGCCACGGTGACTCCGCCCCGCACCGCCACCGGCTCCGGCACCACCCGTGACAAGGCACGCCGCCGCGGTGATCGGCCGGGTGGAACCGAGCTGCTGACCGCCGCGGTCGGCGCGGTGCCCGGCGGCACGGCCCGGCCGGGCCAGCAGGAGATGGCCGAGGCGATCGAGGAGTGCGTGGCCTCCGGCGAGCACCTCCTGGTGCAGGCCGGCACCGGCACCGGCAAGTCCCTGGCCTACCTGGCTCCCGCGTTGACCGTCGACGGTCCGGTGGTGGTCTCCACCGCCACCCTGGCGTTGCAGTCCCAACTGGTCGAGCACGACCTGCCCCGGCTGGCCGACGCCGTCGAGCCGCTGCTCGGGCGGCGCCCGACCTTCGCCGTGCTCAAGGGCCGGCACCACTACCTCTGCCTGGCCCGGCTGGAGAACTCCGCGCAGGACGAACCGGAGGACACCCTCTTCGACGCTCCCGCCGAGCGGCCCGGGGGCGGCGCGCGCTGGCTCGGTGAGGCCGGCCGGCTCGGCAAGCAGATCCAGCGCCTGCGGGACTGGGCCCTGGACACCGACACCGGTGACCGCGACGAGCTGGATCCGGGCGTCGACGACCAGGCGTGGCGCCTGGTTTCCATGCCCGCCCGGGAGTGCGTCGGCGCGACCCGCTGCCCGTACGGCCCCGAGTGCTTCGCGGAGGCGTCCCGGGTGCGGGCACGCGAGGCCGACATCGTGGTCACCAACCACAGCCTGCTCGCCGTCGACATGCTCGCCGGACGACACATCGTCCCGCCGCACCGGCTGCTCGTCGTCGACGAGGCCCACGAGTTGGCGGACCGGGTCTCCTCGGCGGCGCAGGCCGAGCTGACCCCGGAGCTGATCGACCGGTCCGCCCGGCGGGCCCGCCCGCTGCTGCGTCCGGAGACGGCCGAGGCGCTGACCGCGGCCGGCGACGCCCTCGCGGTCGGGCTGGCCGAGGCGCCGGCGGGGCGGATAACCAGCGGCCTGCCGGGCCCGCTGCGGGAGGCCTGCACGCTGCTGGACGCCGCGACCCGCGCGGCCCTGGACACCATCGGCGACATCAAGGCCGACGACCCCGACCCGGTACGCAAGCAGCAGGCCAAGGCCATCCTCGACGAGATGTCCAACACCGCCCAGCGGCTGCTGGAGGAGGCGGAGCACGACGTGGCGTGGGTGGAGCGCAACGACGCCACCGTGCGGCGGGCGCTGGTGGTGGCACCGCTCTCGGTCGCCGGCACCCTCGCCACCCACCTCTACGACGAGCGGACCGTGGTGGCCACGTCCGCCACGCTCGCGCTGGGCGGCCGGTTCGACACGGTCGCCCGCGCGTTGGGCCTCGACGCGCCCCCGCCCGCCCCGCCGTCGCCGGCCGCCGCCGCCCTCGCCGACGCGACCCGGCGGCCGGCCGGCGCGGGCGACCCGGCGGCGCGGGCCGACCCGATCCGAGCAGCCGATCCCGCTGGGCACGTCGACTCCGGCCCGGGGTGGCGCTCGCTCGACGTCGGCTCCCCGTTCGACTACCCCCGGCAGGGAATCCTCTACGTGGCCGCGCACCTGCCCCGCCCCGGGGTCTCCGGGCTACCCGACCCCGCCGGGGAGGAACTGCTCAGCCTGGTCACCGCGCTCGGTGGTCGTACGCTCGGGCTCTTCTCCTCCCGGCGGGCCGCGCAGCAGGCGGCGGAGCTGGTACGCGCCCGGACCGACCTGCCGGTGCTGCTCCAGGGCGAGGAGGCGCTGCCGCTGCTGGTCCGGCGATTCCGGGAGGAGCGGTCGAGCTGCCTGTTCGGCGTGATGTCGCTGTGGCAGGGGGTGGACGTGCCGGGCGACTCGTGCCAGTTGGTGGTGATCGACCGGCTGCCCTTCCCTCGGCCCGACGAACCGCTCGCCGCGGCCCGGGCGGCGGCGGTGGACGCCCAGGGCGGCTCCGGCTTCGCCGCGGTCAGTGTCCCGATCGCGGCGGTACGCCTGGCGCAGGGCGTGGGCCGGCTGATCCGGGCCACCGGGGACCGGGGCGTGGTGGCGGTGCTCGACTCCCGGCTGGAGACGGCGCGGGGCTACGGCCCGTTCCTGCGCCGCTCGTTGCCCCCGTTCTGGTACACGACCCGCCCGGAGGTGGTCCGGGGCGCCCTCACCCGGCTCGCCACGACCTGAGCCGGCCCAACGCGGCCGGGCCGACGCGAGCCGGCGTCATCGACGCGCGCAGGCGCGGCGGGTCAGGGCGCGCGGGAGGCGACGACGACCGCGTCGGGTGGGGTGTCGGGGACGCGGCGGGCGGCGAGGCGGCGTACCGCGGTGTTGAGGATCGCGATCACCGGCACCGCGACCAGCGCACCGGTGATCCCGGCGAGCACCACGCCGGCCGCCAGACCGATGATCACCGCGAGCGGGTGGATGGCCACCGCCCTGCCCATGATCAGCGGCTGGAGGACGTGCCCCTCCACCTGCTGCACCCCGATCACCGCACCAAGGATGATCAACGCGGTCACCGGCCCGCTGTCGACCAGCGCGACCAGCACCGCCACGCCGCCGGAGAGCGTCGCGCCGACGATCGGGATGAACGCCCCCAGGAAGACCAGGGCGGCCAGCGGGAAGGCGAACGGGACGTCGAAGATGACCAGGAAGATGCCGATACCGACGGCGTCGATGAAGGCGACCAGCACCGTCGCCCGCACGTAGGCGACCAGGGTCGCCCAGGAGGCCCGGCCGGCGTCGTCGACCCGCCAGCGCGCGGCGACCGGCAGCAGCCGGACCAGGAAGCGCCAGATTATGTTGCCGTCGCGCAGGAAGAAGAAGGTCGCGAAGAGCACCAGCACCGCACCGGTCAACACCTCGGCCAGGGTCGCCGCGGTGGAGAGGGCGCCGCTGGTGAACTGCTCGGTGTTGTTGTTCACCCACTGCTGGATCTCGTCGAGATACCGGCTGAGGTCGTTGTCCGACAGGTGCAGCGGCCCGGTCTTGAGCCACTCCTGGATCTGCTCCAGGCCCTGCGTCGACCTCGCGGTCAGTTCCGGGACGCCCTTGATGAACTCGTTGACCACCAGGGTCAGCGTGCCGATCACCGCGGCCAGCCCGGCGACCAGCACCACGGCGGTCGCCAGCGATCTCGGCAGCCGCGCCCGCAGCAGCCACCCCACCGCGGGTGCCAGCAGCGCCGACAGCAGCAACGCCACCGCCAGCGGAATGATCACGATGCTGATCGTGCCGACGAGTTTCAGCAGCGCCCAGAAGACGATGCCGATGACGATCAGTCGCCAGGACCAGGCGGCGGCGATCCGCAGCGCGTGCGGCACGTCGGCGTCGTCGCGGCTGGAGGTGGAGTTGTGCGCGGCGGCGGGCGGCTCCTCGTCACCGACCACGGTCGCGCCCTCCGGCGCTGCGGGCCCGGGGCTCGACGGCGAGGCCACCCGGGCCGGTGCGGGGACATCGGCGGGGGTGTTGCGGCCGGCGCGGACAGATTCCCGCCCTGACTCGTACGCGCGACGCAGCCGCCCGCGTATCCGCTCGAAGCGGCTCAAGCGCACCTCCCGGCAGAGTCGACCTGCGCACGGCGTCAGGTCGGACAGGATACGCCCGACCACTGTCGGTGGGACGGATCCGCCACACATTGCCCGCGCCGGCCGGCGCGCTAACCCCGGTGACCACCGGCGGCGGGTCGGGAACGACACGGTAGCGTCTGCGGCGTGACAGCCGACCCGAATCTCGACTCCGGCCTGCCCATCCGGCTGCTGCACGACCGGGTGCTGGTGCGGACGGAGGGCAGCGACGGCGAGCGGCGCTCCAGCGCCGGCATCGTGATCCCGGCAACCGCGGCCGTGGGCAAACGCCTGGCGTGGGCCACCGCGGTGGGCGTCGGCCCGAACGTGCGCGCCATCGTCTCGGGCGACCGGGTGCTCTTCGACCCCGACGACCGCTCCGAGGTCGAGTTGCACGGCCGCGGCTACGTGCTGCTGCGCGAGCGCGACGTGCACGCGGTGGCCGCCGAGCGCGTCGAGGAGAACGCGACCGGTCTCTACCTCTGAGCGAATCTCTACCTCTGCGCAGAGATCGTTTCTGAGCCCGGCCGCGCCGGTTCCGGCACGCGCGTCGTTTGCCCCGCTCCCCGGCGGGAAGCCAGCCGCACCACCGGCCTGGGGAGGGACGATGCCGGTATTCGTGAAGAAGGTGCTGGCCTGGGGAAGCCTCGCGTTCCTGATCTACTTCATGGCGTTCCGGCCGGAGGGGGCGGCGCAGATGTTCAAGGCGATCGGGGCGGCCCTGATGGTGATGGCCCAGGGGCTCGGTGACTTCCTCACCAGCCTGATGACCTGAACCTCGCCCGGGCCGACCGACAGCCCTGCCCGGGCCGGCCGATCAGCGGTGACCGGGCGGCCAGGGCGCGGCAGGGCGGGGACCGTACCATCCGGGCGGGCCGTAGCCGGGGGGCGGCGGTGGCGGCGGCGGGGCGAGCACCACCGGAATCGGGACCACCGGCTCCTCGGGTGCCGCCACCCACCGCTGCGAACCGTCCGGGAAGCGCAGGTGATAGCGGTGGCCGTCCCAGACGCCGACCGGGGACTGCGGATCCCGGCCCACGAAGAACGACCGGTAGGCGGCGATCGAGTCCAGCAGTTCCTGTTCCTCCCGCGCCGTCCGTTCCCGGTCGACGGGGCGGCGATCCAGGCCCCGCGTTGCGCCGTCGCGCAGCAGCGCCAACCGGGTGGCCGCGAACTGGTAACCGCGCATCGCCCGTAGGCCGGCGTCCCCGGCCACCCGCCGGGCCCAGACCCGGGCCGCGTGCCGGCGGCCGAGGCTGCTGAGCGCCGCCACCTCCGGCGGCGTGAGCCAGCCGGCCCGGACGTAGTCCGGCAGGATCCGCTCGGTGAGCCGCCCCTCCCAGGCC
This is a stretch of genomic DNA from Micromonospora sp. WMMD1082. It encodes these proteins:
- a CDS encoding DUF47 family protein, which gives rise to MRFSFRPNEGAFYELFTKAAQNLVRGTELLNELSLPDVEVQSVSDRLTEVEHDSDQITHELFKKINSTFITPFDREDIYRLGSLLDDVMDHLEAVGNLLYLYGLTKLPSLPREMHELVHVLDQQAKLTADAMPRLKSMKDLEDYWIEINRLENDGDQAYRMLLVRLFSGEYDALTVLKMKEVADELEAACDAFEHVANTVETIAVKES
- a CDS encoding PPK2 family polyphosphate kinase; translated protein: MVDDGGLDVVAPAGGAVRDLLRATPGGPVDLGKTEPRSTPGLPDVEVTGLDRKAWARRQVALVGRGLARQQEMLFAGAKADPGAGRRVLLVLQAMDCGGKDGTIKRVVGAMNPLGVHIRAFGPPTAEELRHHFLWRIRRALPPAGYLGVFNRSHYEDVLVPRVQERAPEDVWRPRYAEIDEFERELTDSGVVVVKVFLHISHTEQARRLLARLDDPTKHWKYHPSDVDARARWDDYQAAYADLLGRCGTDAAPWHVVPADRKWYRDWAVAHLLRETFDTLDLGYPPADFDVDGERERLLGTAGLLKVNGS
- a CDS encoding DUF402 domain-containing protein → MPSDVVRVIYRKYDGSAHRDYPARRLAEDDLGVWLGVPAGTSSVYHGRPSVEQIPFVLLVPHHAWWTGMFNPPPRTSEVYCDIASPARWEGEDTVHLVDLDLDVVRRRETGVVELRDEDEFAEHRVRFGYPDELVVAAEAAARWLFGALGDGTEPFATSYRKWLALVV
- a CDS encoding ATP-dependent DNA helicase, whose amino-acid sequence is MTPPRTATGSGTTRDKARRRGDRPGGTELLTAAVGAVPGGTARPGQQEMAEAIEECVASGEHLLVQAGTGTGKSLAYLAPALTVDGPVVVSTATLALQSQLVEHDLPRLADAVEPLLGRRPTFAVLKGRHHYLCLARLENSAQDEPEDTLFDAPAERPGGGARWLGEAGRLGKQIQRLRDWALDTDTGDRDELDPGVDDQAWRLVSMPARECVGATRCPYGPECFAEASRVRAREADIVVTNHSLLAVDMLAGRHIVPPHRLLVVDEAHELADRVSSAAQAELTPELIDRSARRARPLLRPETAEALTAAGDALAVGLAEAPAGRITSGLPGPLREACTLLDAATRAALDTIGDIKADDPDPVRKQQAKAILDEMSNTAQRLLEEAEHDVAWVERNDATVRRALVVAPLSVAGTLATHLYDERTVVATSATLALGGRFDTVARALGLDAPPPAPPSPAAAALADATRRPAGAGDPAARADPIRAADPAGHVDSGPGWRSLDVGSPFDYPRQGILYVAAHLPRPGVSGLPDPAGEELLSLVTALGGRTLGLFSSRRAAQQAAELVRARTDLPVLLQGEEALPLLVRRFREERSSCLFGVMSLWQGVDVPGDSCQLVVIDRLPFPRPDEPLAAARAAAVDAQGGSGFAAVSVPIAAVRLAQGVGRLIRATGDRGVVAVLDSRLETARGYGPFLRRSLPPFWYTTRPEVVRGALTRLATT
- a CDS encoding AI-2E family transporter, whose amino-acid sequence is MCGGSVPPTVVGRILSDLTPCAGRLCREVRLSRFERIRGRLRRAYESGRESVRAGRNTPADVPAPARVASPSSPGPAAPEGATVVGDEEPPAAAHNSTSSRDDADVPHALRIAAAWSWRLIVIGIVFWALLKLVGTISIVIIPLAVALLLSALLAPAVGWLLRARLPRSLATAVVLVAGLAAVIGTLTLVVNEFIKGVPELTARSTQGLEQIQEWLKTGPLHLSDNDLSRYLDEIQQWVNNNTEQFTSGALSTAATLAEVLTGAVLVLFATFFFLRDGNIIWRFLVRLLPVAARWRVDDAGRASWATLVAYVRATVLVAFIDAVGIGIFLVIFDVPFAFPLAALVFLGAFIPIVGATLSGGVAVLVALVDSGPVTALIILGAVIGVQQVEGHVLQPLIMGRAVAIHPLAVIIGLAAGVVLAGITGALVAVPVIAILNTAVRRLAARRVPDTPPDAVVVASRAP
- a CDS encoding co-chaperone GroES produces the protein MTADPNLDSGLPIRLLHDRVLVRTEGSDGERRSSAGIVIPATAAVGKRLAWATAVGVGPNVRAIVSGDRVLFDPDDRSEVELHGRGYVLLRERDVHAVAAERVEENATGLYL